A DNA window from Undibacterium sp. YM2 contains the following coding sequences:
- the proC gene encoding pyrroline-5-carboxylate reductase, with amino-acid sequence MQNKMKIAFIGGGNMANALIGGLLKNLTTAEHIHVIDLNQSSLDKLSSDFGVSTALAADARLAQMDAIILAVKPQQLREVVQGLAPYIDKQLLISIAAGIRATDIARWLSGYEKIVRTMPNTPALIGQGMTGLFALAAVSAEQKQMAEHIMQAVGATTWLDDESLLDAVTAVSGSGPAYVFYFIEAMQQAATELGLSPEQGLQLAMTTFTGAAQLALQATEPVSVLRERVTSKGGTTYAALTSMENAGVKQAIVNAVKAAAARGKELGDEFGLV; translated from the coding sequence ATGCAAAATAAGATGAAAATCGCCTTCATAGGTGGCGGCAACATGGCAAATGCCCTGATCGGTGGCTTGCTCAAGAATTTGACGACGGCTGAACATATTCATGTCATCGACCTCAATCAGTCTTCTCTCGATAAATTGAGCAGCGATTTTGGTGTCAGCACAGCACTGGCTGCCGATGCCAGGCTGGCACAGATGGATGCGATTATCCTGGCTGTCAAACCGCAGCAATTGCGTGAAGTGGTGCAAGGCCTGGCACCATATATAGATAAGCAATTACTGATCTCCATCGCCGCTGGCATACGTGCAACCGATATCGCACGCTGGCTGAGCGGCTATGAAAAAATTGTGCGTACCATGCCCAATACCCCGGCGCTGATAGGCCAGGGCATGACTGGACTGTTCGCCCTGGCTGCTGTCAGTGCAGAGCAAAAACAAATGGCCGAACACATTATGCAGGCAGTGGGTGCAACAACCTGGCTGGACGATGAAAGTTTGCTGGATGCTGTTACGGCAGTATCCGGCAGTGGCCCGGCCTATGTGTTTTATTTTATTGAAGCCATGCAGCAGGCCGCGACAGAGCTGGGCCTGAGTCCTGAGCAGGGCCTGCAACTGGCAATGACGACTTTTACTGGCGCGGCGCAACTTGCCTTGCAAGCGACAGAGCCGGTCAGTGTTTTACGTGAGCGCGTGACATCCAAGGGCGGTACTACCTATGCCGCTTTGACAAGTATGGAAAATGCCGGTGTCAAACAGGCTATCGTCAATGCAGTCAAGGCTGCGGCAGCGAGGGGTAAAGAATTGGGAGATGAATTCGGGCTAGTGTAA
- a CDS encoding YqjK family protein, whose protein sequence is MGKRQERLALRRQALLLKIQAERSLMTMHCQELKESMGMAGVATGLLGKAGQIVRQRPLLGGLAVAAVLIFKPRRIFSFARSAILGWETWRGVANILQRVRADVSNSGKSS, encoded by the coding sequence ATGGGCAAGCGTCAGGAAAGACTGGCCTTACGGCGTCAGGCTTTATTATTGAAGATACAGGCAGAACGTAGCCTGATGACTATGCATTGCCAGGAATTAAAAGAATCCATGGGAATGGCAGGAGTAGCCACAGGCTTGCTTGGCAAAGCTGGTCAAATCGTCCGCCAGCGCCCGCTGCTCGGCGGTCTGGCTGTTGCAGCCGTACTGATATTCAAACCCAGGCGTATATTTTCTTTTGCCAGGTCAGCGATACTGGGCTGGGAAACCTGGCGCGGTGTTGCCAATATACTGCAACGCGTGCGTGCAGATGTCAGTAACTCTGGCAAATCATCTTAG
- a CDS encoding phage holin family protein, with protein MAISDSLGQLAATLSSMVRTRLELAAVELEEELAHFSSSLIWSLTALFFACIAIMLAILTVVAVFWDTTYRYTVLLALITVFGLLAVGIALHLRKQFRDKPGLLFHSLAELKKDASVFNRSNDNQKDQG; from the coding sequence ATGGCTATCAGCGATTCGCTGGGACAACTTGCTGCGACACTGAGCAGTATGGTTCGTACCCGCCTGGAACTGGCTGCGGTTGAGCTGGAAGAAGAGCTTGCGCATTTTTCTTCCAGCCTGATATGGTCATTGACCGCATTGTTTTTTGCCTGCATTGCCATCATGCTGGCAATACTGACCGTGGTAGCCGTGTTTTGGGATACGACTTATCGCTATACGGTATTGCTGGCTTTAATTACCGTATTTGGTCTGCTGGCTGTGGGAATCGCCTTACACTTGCGCAAACAGTTCCGTGACAAACCCGGCTTGTTATTCCATAGCCTGGCTGAACTGAAAAAAGATGCTTCTGTCTTCAATCGTAGCAATGATAATCAAAAGGATCAGGGCTAG
- a CDS encoding YqjD family protein, with protein MSTVDEHKEQLMNDLHLVIRDAEELLKNTEQQGSEGFKSAKAKFEKTLRNAKAEVERIEDIVVTRTKEAAKATDVYVKENPWQSAGIAAGVGLLVGLLIGRSR; from the coding sequence ATGAGCACAGTAGATGAACATAAAGAACAATTGATGAATGACTTGCATCTGGTTATCCGCGATGCAGAAGAGCTCTTGAAAAATACCGAGCAGCAAGGCAGCGAAGGCTTCAAGTCTGCCAAGGCCAAATTTGAAAAAACCCTGAGAAATGCCAAGGCAGAAGTTGAGCGCATTGAAGATATCGTCGTCACACGCACAAAAGAAGCCGCCAAAGCCACTGACGTCTATGTCAAGGAAAACCCATGGCAATCTGCAGGTATTGCAGCCGGTGTGGGCTTGCTGGTTGGCTTGCTGATTGGCCGTAGCAGATAA
- the ubiA gene encoding 4-hydroxybenzoate octaprenyltransferase, which translates to MNFLLTRLGWYIKLVRLHKPIGILLLLWPTLAALWIASDGKPDWQLVVIFSLGTALMRSAGCAINDYADRDFDLHVKRTAERPLTSGKISGKEAVGVAVVLALISFCLILPLNTLTKQLSVVAVVVAGSYPYFKRFFAIPQAYLGIAFGFGIPMAFAAVQNTVPMAAWILLLANVFWAVAYDTEYAMVDRDDDLKIGIKTSAITFGSYDVFAVMLCYALSFVLIALTGWQFGLRTWFLAGMGVAVGFSLYHYTLIRERERMACFAAFINNNWLGAAIFAGIAIDYAVK; encoded by the coding sequence ATGAATTTCTTGCTGACTCGCCTGGGCTGGTATATCAAACTGGTCAGGCTGCACAAACCCATAGGCATACTCTTATTACTCTGGCCTACGCTGGCGGCGCTGTGGATAGCATCGGATGGCAAGCCCGACTGGCAACTGGTCGTGATTTTCAGCCTGGGCACGGCTTTGATGCGCTCTGCTGGCTGCGCAATCAATGATTATGCAGACCGCGACTTTGACCTCCATGTCAAACGCACGGCAGAGCGGCCACTTACCAGTGGCAAGATATCTGGCAAAGAAGCCGTCGGCGTTGCCGTAGTGCTGGCGCTGATTTCTTTTTGCCTGATCCTGCCCCTGAATACACTGACCAAACAGTTGTCTGTCGTGGCGGTCGTCGTGGCGGGCAGCTACCCGTATTTCAAGCGCTTCTTTGCCATTCCTCAGGCTTATCTGGGCATAGCCTTTGGCTTTGGCATACCCATGGCTTTTGCTGCTGTGCAAAATACCGTGCCTATGGCAGCCTGGATTTTGCTACTGGCAAATGTATTCTGGGCGGTTGCCTATGACACCGAATATGCGATGGTAGACAGGGATGACGACTTGAAGATAGGCATCAAGACTTCTGCCATCACCTTTGGCAGCTATGATGTGTTTGCCGTCATGCTATGTTATGCCCTCAGCTTCGTGCTGATAGCGCTGACAGGCTGGCAATTTGGCCTGCGTACCTGGTTCCTGGCTGGCATGGGAGTCGCCGTAGGATTTTCGCTCTACCACTACACCCTCATACGTGAGCGTGAACGCATGGCCTGCTTTGCGGCTTTTATCAATAATAACTGGCTGGGTGCAGCAATCTTTGCTGGTATTGCCATTGACTATGCAGTAAAGTAA